TTTTATACTAGAGCGTCGTGCAGGATATGCAAGAATGCATGCAGAACGCAAAAATATGAATGATTCTTTGATTGAAAAAACAGGACGCAATTTGCGTGCTATGATGCCTTGGATAGCGGCTAAAAAATTAATCGACAAAGATAAAAACTAATTTGTCAAGAATTTATCTTAAAAAAGGGCAGATAATTATTATCGCCCTTGTATTTATTGTTTTATTTGTATCTTTAGTTTATTTTGGCTATAAAAATAACAAAAATACCTTTACTATTAAAAGTGAATTTAATATCACTTATGAAAATAAACTTCCTGCAAAAGAACCAACTTGGCAGCAAAATAAACAAATCAGCGAAGCAAATTTTAGCGAATTTGAAAATGCAATTTTTGAGGATTTTAATTTAAGTGAAAATTTACAAAAAGATATCAGCAAAGATTTAAATGCTAGTGATTTAAATAATACCCTTGTTATTAAAGATCAAAATTCAAGTTTGCTAAAAACACAAAAGGATTCAAAAGTATCTCAAAAAGCAAAGCTTGTCATTATCATTGATGATATTGTGAGTTTTGAGCAGTTAAAAGATTTACAAGAAACAAACTTAAAACTCACGCCATCTTTAATGCCAAAAGATAAATCAAGACCAAGTAGTGCAGCTAAATTCGCAAAAAATTTGGACTTTTATATGGTGCATTTGCCTTTAGCGGCGATAAATTACGCAAATGAGGAAAAAGACACTTTATATCCACAAGATAGCGAGGAAAAAATCGAAAATAAAATACAGCA
This genomic interval from Campylobacter sp. CCS1377 contains the following:
- a CDS encoding divergent polysaccharide deacetylase family protein, whose amino-acid sequence is MSRIYLKKGQIIIIALVFIVLFVSLVYFGYKNNKNTFTIKSEFNITYENKLPAKEPTWQQNKQISEANFSEFENAIFEDFNLSENLQKDISKDLNASDLNNTLVIKDQNSSLLKTQKDSKVSQKAKLVIIIDDIVSFEQLKDLQETNLKLTPSLMPKDKSRPSSAAKFAKNLDFYMVHLPLAAINYANEEKDTLYPQDSEEKIENKIQQIKKDFKNIKYINNHTGSLFTSDEKAMRKLLKIFKKYDLIFVDSKTIGKSVTTKIIKDFSQPLIQRDVFLDNEDSVVYVKKQLESAVKLAQKKGFAIAIAHPRKNTFKALKESEKLLRKVELVYLSEIYGK